A single window of Haliotis asinina isolate JCU_RB_2024 chromosome 5, JCU_Hal_asi_v2, whole genome shotgun sequence DNA harbors:
- the LOC137283649 gene encoding uncharacterized protein: MGEYIPEESFERFRNCLIAQLCDNKEIASEIELHVAQIDVRKRYSSAGNDTEGVGPGSNPEAKTELLKRLVHEVKDSLDQIVFAATKAEKLTASRDSAISSNSYRSSTSAGALHLTEVLPEQDHEPHNPPTSLVQDRELWERLDAAVQTSRRALRETQHQRLHVLAEQDDEEQTELKEKLESDRR; this comes from the exons ATGGGGGAATATATACCCGAGGAGAGTTTCGAGAGATTTCGGAATTGCCTTATCGCTCAGCTGTGCGATAACAAGGAAATAGCATCCGAAATAGAACTCCACGTGGCCCAGATTGACGTGAGGAAACGGTACTCGTCTGCTGGAAATGACACGGAGGGTGTCGGACCGGGTTCAAACCCCGAGGCCAAGACCGAGTTGCTGAAGCGGTTGGTCCACGAGGTGAAAGACTCTTTGGACCAAATAGTGTTTGCTGCTACTAAAGCGGAGAAATTGACAGCTTCCAGAGACTCTG caatatcctcCAACAGTTATCGATCCAGCACCAGTGCAG GCGCACTGCACTTAACGGAAGTGCTACCGGAACAAGATCACGAGCCCCACAATCCGCCG ACAAGTCTGGTCCAAGACAGGGAACTGTGGGAGAGACTGGATGCGGCGGTGCAGACAAGCCGGAGGGCGCTACGGGAAACGCAACACCAGAGACTGCATGTACTGGCCGAACAAGATGATGAAGAACAGACTGAGTTAAAAGAGAAGCTAGAAAGCGATCGGCGGTGA
- the LOC137283728 gene encoding uncharacterized protein: MAEGINDQQVEKICAEIKQVLYKQLQTNTQYLFQLKQLQIKGKYEAEAPVEDTISKNSPMPKMVKDIISELSDTNMEISHLIGNLPVGLRDSVYSSSSGIFSCSDNPDEDLTEAVQEEGNGEVEQVPMRPASEYFMERQGTASQTPRRRRGTRQVVDDIVVDAMDATGTTGTTDATDAMDAMDATGATEEEPSPQSTTQ, encoded by the exons ATGGCTGAGGGCATTAATGACCAGCAAGTAGAAAAGATTTGTGCTGAGATTAAGCAAGTACTGTACAAACAACTACAAACCAACACGCAGTACCTGTTTCAACTGAAGCAGCTACAAATAAAAGGGAAGTATGAGGCGGAAGCTCCGGTGGAGGACACCATCTCCAAGAATTCACCCATGCCCAAAATGGTCAAAGATATCATCAGTGAACTTAGCGACACAAATATGGAAATTTCCCACTTGATCGGTAATCTCCCTGTTGGCCTCAGAGATTCAG TATATTCAAGCAGCAGTGGTATATTCAGCTGTTCCGATAATCCAG ATGAAGACTTGACTGAGGCGGTGCAGGAGGAGGGCAACGGGGAG GTTGAGCAGGTGCCGATGCGACCTGCAAGTGAATATTTCATGGAACGGCAGGGGACAGCCTCCCAAACCCCACGCCGACGAAGGGGAACACGGCAGGTTGTGGACGACATAGTTGTGGATGCCATGGATGCCACGGGTACCACGGGTACCACGGATGCCACGGATGCCATGGATGCCATGGATGCCACGGGTGCCACTGAGGAAGAACCATCTCCCCAGTCCACCACACAATAA